The Solenopsis invicta isolate M01_SB chromosome 3, UNIL_Sinv_3.0, whole genome shotgun sequence region AACGATGATTTTACACttcatttttgtgtattttagtttggttttattttattttttacttgttatttcttttttatttaatttttaattttttgacaatCCACCCTGTCTTACGAGCCAGTCCCTTACAGTATTTATTGGTAGGTAATGTAACGTATGATTCCGACACTGTATACTCATTCTCTTTTTGTCGAATACTCACGTGAGTATTCGACGAAGAAAGAATGAGTGTACAGTATTAGAATCATACGTTGCGTTACCTACCGATAAATACAAAGTTAActtttttcgaactttgaccctAAATAACTTCTGAACAGGTGAACGTATCGACCAGAGATTTAtggtaaataatttctttgttcatACCCTTTCAAACAATATAGTACAATATagaaaattccaaaattttttgaCTGCTGTTTTGGACCACTCAGTTtggcccctgtctaccactgaaagggttaatagaaattaattgtgtttataaaatatttaaatttgttttataataaaaatctgttttctaaacaaatcttataaattaatatctgtATTAATGCCCAATACTTGTTGTCTGCTCGAATAGCGCTAGAATCATCATCGCGCGCGTGTTTGCCATTATCGATTTATTTAATGGTTTTGATCTCGTCAGCGCAACGggtttttttcaaaatacgtATTGAAATCAGACAGTTGTTAACCAGCGACAAGACAAGATGTACGTATAAAGCAAGTCAATCACAAGAATTATTAAACAGTTGTTATATTTGGTGAAAAACGTTGTAAGTTCAGTGCCATTCTATCAATTCCGTACACTTGTATATAATTGATCGATTCTTCagctatttataatataattaataaacaaataaatattagcgaCGAGTTGCTCATATAatcatccattttttttttagactaatataaaaatgtgtttttgtaGACAAAGTGGCAAACAATGGCACTTATAACGGTTTACTGGAGTTTGGAcgtcataataatttttctaactcTCATGGCAACTGCTTACCTTTATATGACGCGCAATTTCAAATACTGGAAAAAACGGGGTATTTTGGAAATGACACCGACGCCTTTCTTCGGCAATTTCAAGGAGTGTTTATTTCTGAAGAAAGCACCGGCGTATTTCCTAAAGGATATTTACGATGAAACGAAGGGCGTACCGTACGCGGGTTTCTACGTATTGGACAAACCCTTCCTGCTGGTTCGCGATCGAGAActcatcaagaaaattttagtgAAAGATTTCAACTGCTTCTCGGATCGATACAATTCGGCGGATCCTGCGGATCGCATAGGGTACGCGAATCTTCTTTTTATCAGAAATCCAGCCTGGAAGACGATAAGAACGAAACTAACGCCGTTCTTTACGTCTGGTAAAATGAAGAAGATGTTCAACTTGATGTTAATATGCGTAAAGAATTTAGATGAATATCTCAATTCACTACAGTTAGAGGGTGAGTActgaataattcataaaatgcGAAGCATTGAGAGGGTATTCTAGTCTAGAGCGCGATAAAATTtgcctatttaaaaaaaaattaatttaattgatggCAGGTGAGGGAAAGACAATAGAAGTAAAAGATTTAAGTGCCAAATTTACCACGGATATAATCGGCGGTACCGCTTACGGGCTCGACGTGAATTCATTCAAAAATCCAGACGCAGAGTTCCGCAAATATGGCAAGATGATGTTTCAGTTTAATTTGATTCGCGGCTTGGAGATGCTCGCGATATTTTTTCTTCCAACTGTAACTCGTTTGGCACATTTAAAGATGTTCGGCAAACAGCCCACGGAGTTCCTGCGAAAAGTCTTTTGGGAGACGCTCACTCAGCGCATGAAATCTGGCATAAAGAGAAACGATCTTATCGACATCCTTATTGAACttaaaaatagcaataataagGATCTACAAGATTTCAGTAAGCGAACTAAAAACTAATTTCAAGTTTAtgcaaacatatttaaaaattatatttaatagaaacGAATACGTAtgtagaatttaatagaattaacgagaaattaagactaatttgattaataattatgctAACGAAATTGTAGCGCGTAatgaaattgttcaaaaatttataattaaattaaaaaatataaatttcagcGTTTGATGGCGATGATCTTCTGGCACAACCAGTTAGTTTCTTTGCAGCTGGTTTTGAAACCTCTTCAACAACTACGGCCTTCGCATTATATCAACTCGCGGTGGAACCTGAAATTCAGAATACTCTGCGAAAAGAAATTCTCGAGGCACTTGATGAAACCAATGGAGAAATTACATACGACATGGTATACGACTATCATCCGCTACTTTTcccatattcatattttataaattttcttttagaccTGTTGTACTGTTTGCACTTTTTGCATTCAGAATGTTCGCTtgctctctctccccccctcccctttcccctctccctcccttccccctctctctctctctctgctccctccctccctctcctccctctctctctaacgtctaaatatatatttattttgttttaagtaCAAACATTTTTGGAGATTTATTatctcaaattaaattaattatcaatttaataatgatataattttttattactagaCATCGTCGTTACCGTATCTCGATATGGTGGTCTCAGAAACTTTGAGAATGTATCCACCATTGGGTTATATAAATCGTATGACTAATCAGACTTATGAAGCGCCAGAATTTAATCTCGTAATTGAGAAAGGTACACCAATTTATATCTCGATGCTTGGCCTGCATTACGATCCGGAATATTTTCCCAATCCGAATAAATTCGATCCGGAAcgatttaatgaagaaaataaacgTAGCAGACCGGCATGCGTTTATTTCCCATTTGGAGAAGGCCCACATGCGTGTATAGGTGCAAGAACTGTTCTTAATATAatctctattaaaatattaagatattaaatattacgtagTACTGTTTTATAATACTTTGCAGGCATCCGCTTCGGGCTTTTGCAAACAAAGCTAACGTTGCTTCAGATCTTAAGCAAATACGAGGTGACACCGTGTGAAGAAACTATGGTACCAATGACAATTGATCCGAGAGCAGTCTTGACGGTGCCCTTAAACGGTGTAATCCATCTTAATTTCCGAGAAATTAATACTTGtgcttaaaatttattaagacaaaatatttactttaaatcatAAAGAATgtccaattaaatttaattttatctaagtactgaatcaatattttaattaaaaaaataataatatacgactaaacgttttaattaaaacaattatatgattgaatgtaaaaattaataacaataaatatattgtgcCAAATATACGTATTCTGTTTTATGcgttttaaattgattatttaaaattatatattagtatattatattagtttatttaaattttaaataaactaatatataatattaacatattgaagattaataaatcaaatcgtATTTCAAGGCAAAAAAATGACGTTAGCTTCtcattttaattgcaaatacagCAAGCAACTGTACTTGATTTCATTAATGTCATAATTgcaatttagatttaaatttaacgtTTAGCTTATTTTGCAAcgtatttaatcaataaaaatagcGTGATTATGTTTAACGCACTATAAATCAATATTAGCcaacgtttaattaaatgtacattaattttaccgtagcaattctttatttttatttacggtATGAAAAtttgaatactttttttatgtgGTAAATATTGCCTACATGATAAATGTTATGCTTCGAGAGAAAACCTTATGGATAaatgtcttttaaaaattatttattccgaTTGTCAAGTGGGACACGCTAAGCTCATGTTCGAAAGTGTGAGAAATGATCACGCACACGCATAGTTATTACAACGTGATGACTGCGCAGTACGACTTtagactttaaaaaaatcacatgtTTCGCGCGTGAACATAATAGTgcataaataatactttttgtaaatttgtctTTAAGCTCCAtgttacttttttgtttataaaaaacatcAGTAAATTCGTAGtgattatttgtaataaagatagttattaattataacaaaatatcttttgaacaggaatgtgaattgattttattgacttaattaaatttttttttaatgtttctcttctgaaataattgattgatttattaatttaagagaAAAAGTCAACTACTCATCACATACGTTATAATTGGAGTGAAAATGTCtggaatgtttaaaaaattatttgtgtttttGTCTAGTGTACATAAATATGCATTTCAATTAAAcgtttagatttattttatgaatcagaatctaacaataagtagtatttataatagtatacaatcaagtacattaaattgattttacaatttctatattaaaaaaaatgattcattAAGACTTGTTTatctaatttctaatttatcgaGTGCTTTCAAAGTCTAATGAATCGAATTAACAAATTTGATTTCAACACACGTATTTTCacacagaaataaattaaaataaaaaattagttacataaaaattaattatataaaaataaactataataatacaaaattttaatccgCAACCAATCTCTTCCTGTGCACTTCTCTTT contains the following coding sequences:
- the LOC105207882 gene encoding cytochrome P450 6k1, encoding MALITVYWSLDVIIIFLTLMATAYLYMTRNFKYWKKRGILEMTPTPFFGNFKECLFLKKAPAYFLKDIYDETKGVPYAGFYVLDKPFLLVRDRELIKKILVKDFNCFSDRYNSADPADRIGYANLLFIRNPAWKTIRTKLTPFFTSGKMKKMFNLMLICVKNLDEYLNSLQLEGEGKTIEVKDLSAKFTTDIIGGTAYGLDVNSFKNPDAEFRKYGKMMFQFNLIRGLEMLAIFFLPTVTRLAHLKMFGKQPTEFLRKVFWETLTQRMKSGIKRNDLIDILIELKNSNNKDLQDFTFDGDDLLAQPVSFFAAGFETSSTTTAFALYQLAVEPEIQNTLRKEILEALDETNGEITYDMTSSLPYLDMVVSETLRMYPPLGYINRMTNQTYEAPEFNLVIEKGTPIYISMLGLHYDPEYFPNPNKFDPERFNEENKRSRPACVYFPFGEGPHACIGIRFGLLQTKLTLLQILSKYEVTPCEETMVPMTIDPRAVLTVPLNGVIHLNFREINTCA